Proteins encoded within one genomic window of Arachis ipaensis cultivar K30076 chromosome B08, Araip1.1, whole genome shotgun sequence:
- the LOC107611856 gene encoding auxin-responsive protein SAUR71: protein MKQLIRRLSRVADSSQYTLLRSDSVAAARRHRRRCGDSFRHKMRRSPVPEGHVPVYVGDEMERFAVSAELLNHPIFVKLLNESAQEYGYDQQGVIRLPCHVIVFERVLEALTRGRDTRHLLDLLNYSPEELTH from the coding sequence aTGAAGCAGTTGATCCGAAGACTCTCACGCGTCGCCGACTCGTCTCAGTACACGCTCCTCCGCTCCGACTCCGTTGCGGCGGCAAGGCGACACCGGCGCCGCTGCGGCGACTCCTTCCGCCACAAGATGCGGCGCTCTCCGGTGCCGGAGGGACACGTTCCTGTTTACGTCGGCGACGAGATGGAGCGGTTTGCGGTGAGTGCGGAGCTTCTGAACCATCCAATCTTCGTGAAGCTCCTGAACGAGTCGGCTCAGGAGTACGGTTACGACCAGCAAGGTGTTATCCGGCTTCCGTGCCACGTCATAGTCTTTGAGCGCGTGCTTGAAGCACTCACGCGGGGACGTGACACGCGCCACCTCCTCGACCTCCTCAACTACTCCCCTGAAGAGTTGACACACTAA